A window of the Deltaproteobacteria bacterium genome harbors these coding sequences:
- a CDS encoding TIGR02147 family protein, protein MPDLFNYLNYRHFLKDYYREAKEKRGALFSFRTFSRLAGLKSPNFLKLVMEGKRNLGPQGIRGFSKALHLNKEESSFFEALVNFNQAPNDSERNQWYETLSRSRRYREIKQIEKDYFVYYSRWYYPAVRELVLLPDFKEDPQWIAERLFPPITPREAKVALELLLELGFLKRNSSGHLIQATRNMTTDREVVSLAIANFHREMIQKAAESIEKTPPEKRDISSLTLALSKEKFEEAKRRIQDFRRELNILLSDDQKVDSVYQLNFQIFNLSGVLWPK, encoded by the coding sequence GTGCCGGATCTTTTTAACTATCTTAACTACCGTCATTTTCTCAAGGACTACTATAGAGAGGCAAAAGAGAAGAGGGGGGCTCTATTTTCCTTTAGGACTTTTTCTCGATTGGCCGGATTAAAATCGCCCAATTTTCTCAAGCTCGTGATGGAGGGGAAGCGTAATCTTGGTCCGCAGGGAATCCGAGGCTTTAGCAAGGCGCTTCATTTAAACAAGGAGGAAAGTTCCTTCTTCGAAGCGCTGGTTAATTTTAATCAGGCGCCCAATGATAGCGAAAGAAATCAATGGTACGAAACATTGTCTCGATCGCGTCGTTATCGCGAGATCAAGCAGATCGAAAAGGATTATTTCGTCTATTATTCCAGATGGTATTATCCAGCCGTACGCGAGTTAGTCTTGCTCCCAGATTTTAAAGAAGACCCCCAATGGATTGCGGAAAGACTCTTTCCTCCGATTACACCCCGAGAGGCCAAGGTCGCTCTGGAACTTCTTCTGGAACTCGGTTTCTTGAAGAGGAATTCTTCGGGACACCTTATCCAGGCAACTCGTAACATGACAACCGATCGCGAGGTGGTGTCACTCGCGATCGCCAATTTTCATCGGGAAATGATACAAAAGGCCGCTGAATCAATCGAGAAAACACCTCCAGAAAAAAGGGATATCTCCTCGCTAACATTAGCCTTGTCTAAGGAAAAATTTGAGGAGGCGAAACGGAGGATTCAGGATTTCCGTCGTGAATTGAATATCCTGCTATCGGATGATCAAAAAGTTGATTCTGTTTACCAACTCAATTTTCAGATCTTCAATCTCTCGGGGGTTTTGTGGCCAAAATGA